One window of the Diospyros lotus cultivar Yz01 chromosome 12, ASM1463336v1, whole genome shotgun sequence genome contains the following:
- the LOC127787212 gene encoding late embryogenesis abundant protein 18: protein MHSAKEKLRNKASAAKEHVDKSKAQVQEKIEKATATSKEEKKIAEERRKAKEAEAKMELHQAKAEHAAERLQPHHPLHGHHDPPAVGAHGRHHHHHQPVGSVDPATGTTASTYPLGGHAPGHHI from the exons ATGCATTCTGCCAAGGAGAAGCTACGCAACAAGGCCAGTGCGGCCAAGGAGCACGTCGACAAATCCAAAGCCCAAGTACAAGAGAAG ATTGAGAAAGCAACAGCTACATCcaaggaagagaaaaagataGCTGAAGAACGGAGGAAAGCTAAGGAAGCTGAAGCTAAGATGGAGCTGCATCAAGCAAAGGCGGAGCACGCGGCCGAGCGCCTGCAACCCCATCATCCCCTTCATGGTCACCATGACCCGCCGGCTGTCGGCGCCCATGGCCGCCACCATCACCACCACCAGCCTGTCGGATCTGTGGATCCGGCGACCGGAACCACAGCTTCGACATACCCACTAGGAGGTCACGCTCCTGGACACCATATATAG